The following are encoded together in the Thermomonas brevis genome:
- the bioF gene encoding 8-amino-7-oxononanoate synthase, with amino-acid sequence MPRESLPARIAAQREQRIGEHRIRIRRTVLRRDGARCEVAGADGVPRWLLNFCGNDYLGLSQQFAVAGALQDVVSREGAGGMASHLVCGHHAEHEALEREVADWLGVPSALLFGSGYMANLAVVQALLGRADVCVQDKLNHASLIDGARLAGCALRRYPHADPEGALRQLRMTPDGAALLATDGVFSMDGDVAPLKQLALVARVQHATLYVDDAHGIGVLGEEGRGSIADAGLDAAAVPLRLVTLGKALGSYGAVVAGDADLVRHLAETARPYIYTTALPPAQAAASLAAVKLARREHWRREKLAALVQRFRAGARRHGLDLLPSDTPIQPLLCGNDAVAVAMAAALERMGFWVAAIRPPTVPEGSARLRVTLSAAHADGDVDKLVDALARARDYAQAGASSGAVVV; translated from the coding sequence GTGCCGCGCGAGTCGCTGCCCGCCCGCATCGCCGCGCAGCGCGAGCAGCGCATCGGCGAACACCGCATCCGCATCCGCCGCACCGTCCTGCGCCGCGATGGCGCGCGCTGCGAAGTGGCGGGCGCGGACGGTGTGCCGCGCTGGTTGCTGAACTTCTGCGGCAACGACTATCTCGGCCTGTCGCAGCAGTTCGCGGTGGCCGGCGCGTTGCAGGACGTGGTCTCGCGCGAGGGCGCGGGCGGCATGGCCTCTCACCTGGTCTGCGGCCACCACGCCGAACACGAGGCGCTGGAGCGCGAAGTCGCCGACTGGCTGGGCGTGCCGTCGGCGCTGTTGTTCGGCAGCGGTTACATGGCCAACCTCGCGGTGGTGCAGGCGTTGCTCGGCAGGGCCGATGTGTGCGTGCAGGACAAGCTCAACCACGCCAGTTTGATCGACGGCGCGCGGCTGGCCGGCTGCGCGCTGCGCCGCTATCCCCACGCCGATCCCGAAGGCGCGCTGCGGCAGCTGCGAATGACGCCGGACGGCGCTGCGCTGCTCGCCACTGACGGCGTGTTCAGCATGGATGGCGACGTCGCGCCGCTGAAGCAGCTGGCGCTGGTCGCGCGCGTGCAGCATGCGACGTTGTACGTGGATGATGCGCACGGCATCGGCGTGCTGGGCGAGGAGGGGCGCGGCAGCATTGCCGATGCCGGCCTCGATGCCGCCGCGGTGCCATTACGGTTGGTCACGCTGGGCAAGGCGCTGGGCAGCTACGGCGCGGTGGTCGCGGGCGATGCCGATCTGGTGCGCCATCTGGCCGAAACCGCACGGCCCTACATCTACACCACCGCGCTGCCGCCGGCGCAGGCTGCGGCATCGCTGGCGGCGGTGAAGCTGGCGCGGCGCGAGCACTGGCGGCGCGAGAAGCTCGCCGCGTTGGTGCAGAGGTTCCGCGCCGGCGCGCGCCGGCACGGGCTGGACCTGCTGCCGTCGGACACGCCGATCCAGCCGCTGCTCTGCGGCAACGATGCGGTCGCCGTGGCGATGGCGGCGGCACTGGAACGCATGGGTTTCTGGGTCGCGGCGATCCGCCCGCCAACGGTGCCGGAAGGCAGCGCGCGGCTGCGCGTCACGCTGTCGGCCGCGCATGCGGATGGCGATGTCGACAAGCTGGTCGATGCGCTGGCGCGCGCCCGCGATTACGCACAGGCCGGTGCGTCGTCCGGTGCCGTCGTGGTGTGA
- the bioB gene encoding biotin synthase BioB — translation MPEVAVFPIRHDWSRSEVEALFDLPFPELLHRAGSAHRLHFDPAEVQVSTLLSVKTGGCPEDCGYCPQAARYHTGVDATKLIELDAVVEKAKQAKSAGASRFCMGAAWRSPKDRDIPKVAAMIREVKALGLETCATLGMLSGEQAHALRDAGLDYYNHNLDTDPEFYGDIIHTREMQDRFDTLERVRDAGLKTCCGGIVGMGESRRQRAGLLRTLANLPAHPDSVPINRLVQVEGTPLHGTVELDPFEFVRTVAVARILMPRSMVRLSAGRESMSDELQALCFTAGANSIFYGEKLLTTGNPDTERDLALFARLGLRPMQVEAARDDAIDACTATAHAGITEAA, via the coding sequence ATGCCCGAGGTCGCCGTTTTCCCCATCCGCCACGACTGGAGCCGCAGCGAGGTCGAAGCGCTGTTCGACCTGCCCTTCCCCGAGCTGCTGCATCGCGCCGGCAGCGCGCATCGGCTGCATTTCGATCCCGCCGAAGTGCAGGTTTCGACGCTGCTGTCGGTCAAGACCGGCGGCTGCCCGGAGGATTGCGGCTATTGCCCGCAGGCGGCGCGCTACCACACCGGCGTCGATGCGACGAAGCTGATTGAGCTGGACGCGGTGGTCGAAAAGGCGAAGCAGGCGAAATCCGCTGGCGCCTCGCGCTTCTGCATGGGCGCAGCGTGGCGCTCGCCGAAGGATCGCGACATCCCCAAGGTGGCAGCGATGATCCGCGAGGTGAAGGCGCTGGGCCTGGAAACCTGCGCCACGCTCGGCATGCTGTCGGGCGAGCAGGCGCACGCGCTGCGCGACGCCGGCCTGGATTACTACAACCACAACCTCGACACCGATCCCGAGTTCTACGGCGACATCATCCATACCCGCGAGATGCAGGATCGCTTCGACACGCTGGAGCGGGTGCGCGACGCCGGCCTGAAGACCTGCTGCGGAGGCATCGTCGGCATGGGCGAATCGCGTCGCCAGCGCGCCGGCTTGCTGCGCACGCTGGCCAACCTGCCGGCGCATCCGGATTCGGTGCCGATCAACCGACTGGTGCAGGTCGAGGGCACGCCGCTGCACGGCACGGTGGAACTGGACCCGTTCGAGTTCGTGCGCACCGTCGCGGTCGCCCGCATCCTGATGCCGAGGTCGATGGTGCGCCTGTCCGCCGGCCGCGAAAGCATGAGTGACGAACTGCAGGCGTTGTGCTTCACTGCCGGCGCGAACTCCATCTTCTACGGCGAGAAGCTCTTGACCACGGGCAACCCGGACACCGAACGCGACCTGGCCCTGTTCGCCCGCCTCGGCCTGCGGCCGATGCAGGTCGAAGCCGCCCGCGACGACGCCATCGACGCCTGCACCGCCACGGCGCACGCGGGCATCACCGAAGCGGCCTGA
- a CDS encoding ComF family protein, whose translation MPGTVNQSSIQKVDGCLRAPLCWLFAPRCVVCGDAGMPGRDLCAGCHADLPWQGSACSRCALPLPQAGLCGQCLRHASPLDAVHAAFDYAFPLDRLLPRLKFHRDFAAGRVLAQCMAERFAALPRPDALVPLPLHRARLRRRGYDQALELARPLAKALCLPLRTDVLHRSKATAAQSRLDADARRRNLRGAFTVNPAAPLPAHVVLLDDVMTTGATLHAAAAALRNAGVARVEAWVCARVA comes from the coding sequence ATGCCGGGCACCGTCAACCAATCATCAATCCAGAAAGTTGACGGATGCCTGCGCGCGCCGCTGTGCTGGCTGTTCGCGCCGCGCTGCGTCGTCTGCGGCGATGCGGGCATGCCGGGGCGCGATCTGTGCGCCGGCTGCCATGCCGATCTTCCCTGGCAGGGTTCTGCCTGTTCCCGCTGCGCGCTGCCGCTGCCGCAGGCAGGCCTCTGCGGGCAATGCCTGCGACACGCTTCGCCACTCGATGCCGTCCATGCCGCATTCGACTATGCCTTTCCGCTGGATCGGCTGCTGCCGAGACTGAAGTTCCATCGCGACTTCGCCGCCGGCCGGGTGCTGGCGCAATGCATGGCCGAGCGCTTCGCCGCGTTGCCGCGACCCGATGCATTGGTGCCTTTGCCGCTGCATCGTGCGCGCCTGCGCCGGCGCGGCTACGACCAGGCACTGGAACTGGCGCGCCCGCTGGCGAAGGCGTTGTGTCTGCCTCTGCGTACCGATGTGCTGCATCGGTCCAAAGCCACTGCCGCGCAGTCGCGATTGGATGCGGACGCGCGGAGACGCAATCTGCGCGGCGCGTTCACGGTAAATCCGGCTGCGCCGCTGCCGGCGCATGTCGTCCTGCTCGACGACGTGATGACCACCGGCGCCACTCTGCACGCCGCCGCAGCGGCGTTGCGCAACGCCGGCGTCGCGCGGGTGGAAGCGTGGGTTTGCGCGCGGGTGGCGTAA
- the ubiA gene encoding 4-hydroxybenzoate octaprenyltransferase has protein sequence MSHPRDAAPEPQPEPYWRERLRQYWVLVRGDRPIGWLLLLWPTWWGLWIAAKGVPPWWPLIVFSVGVWLTRAAGCVINDYADRWLDGSVERTKHRPLATGAVSGREALAVFAVLMLLAFALVLTLNRLAVYMSVVGVFLAASYPYLKRYTYLPQVYLGMAFGWGIPMGFAALTGAVPPIAWVLYVANIFWATAYDTWYAMVDRDDDIRMGAKSTAILFGEMDLVAQGVLYACMFFALALVGRDAGMGAWYWAGLGVAVVLVAWEFGLARGRERDQCFRAFLHNNWVGMAIFAGIALDFALRAKAVAA, from the coding sequence ATGTCCCATCCGCGCGACGCCGCCCCGGAGCCTCAACCCGAGCCCTATTGGCGCGAACGCTTGCGTCAGTACTGGGTGTTGGTGCGTGGCGACCGCCCGATCGGCTGGCTGTTGCTGCTGTGGCCGACGTGGTGGGGGCTGTGGATCGCGGCCAAGGGCGTGCCGCCGTGGTGGCCGCTGATCGTGTTCTCGGTGGGTGTGTGGCTGACCCGCGCGGCCGGCTGCGTCATCAACGATTACGCCGATCGCTGGCTGGACGGCAGCGTGGAGCGCACGAAGCACCGTCCGCTGGCGACTGGCGCCGTATCCGGACGCGAAGCGCTGGCGGTGTTCGCGGTGCTGATGCTGCTGGCGTTTGCGCTGGTGCTGACGCTGAACCGCCTCGCCGTCTACATGAGCGTGGTCGGCGTGTTTCTGGCCGCCAGCTACCCGTACCTGAAGCGCTACACCTACCTGCCGCAGGTGTACCTGGGCATGGCGTTCGGCTGGGGCATCCCGATGGGGTTCGCCGCGCTGACCGGGGCGGTGCCGCCGATCGCGTGGGTGCTGTACGTCGCCAACATCTTCTGGGCCACGGCCTACGACACCTGGTACGCGATGGTGGATCGCGACGACGACATCCGCATGGGGGCGAAGTCCACCGCGATCCTGTTCGGCGAGATGGATCTGGTCGCGCAAGGCGTGCTGTACGCCTGCATGTTCTTCGCGCTGGCGTTGGTCGGGCGCGATGCCGGCATGGGCGCGTGGTACTGGGCCGGGCTGGGCGTCGCGGTGGTGCTGGTGGCCTGGGAGTTCGGGTTGGCGCGCGGACGCGAGCGCGACCAATGTTTTCGTGCGTTCCTGCACAACAACTGGGTGGGGATGGCGATCTTCGCCGGCATCGCCCTGGACTTCGCGCTGCGGGCCAAGGCCGTGGCGGCCTGA